The Streptobacillus ratti genome includes a region encoding these proteins:
- a CDS encoding ImmA/IrrE family metallo-endopeptidase, producing the protein MDIKELVDEIVDTCRTNDPISIAKKYNIEVLYRDLGNVKGFFKKIDNIKFIAINDNLSEFMEKMVLAHELGHAFLHDDDAIEFKENFINASSLLEKEANTFSAYLLFGYLNEEEDEYFMVDEEEKRIYRYLKGLLK; encoded by the coding sequence CTAGTAGATGAAATAGTAGATACATGTAGAACTAATGACCCAATTAGTATAGCAAAGAAATATAATATAGAAGTTTTGTATAGAGATTTGGGTAATGTTAAAGGTTTTTTTAAGAAGATAGATAATATTAAATTTATTGCAATAAATGATAATTTATCTGAATTTATGGAAAAAATGGTACTTGCACATGAATTAGGTCATGCTTTTTTACATGATGATGATGCAATTGAATTTAAAGAAAACTTTATAAACGCTTCATCTTTATTAGAAAAAGAGGCTAATACATTTTCAGCATATTTACTTTTTGGATATTTAAATGAAGAAGAAGATGAATATTTTATGGTAGATGAGGAAGAAAAAAGAATATATAGATATTTAAAAGGGTTGTTAAAATAA